A window of Drosophila subobscura isolate 14011-0131.10 chromosome E, UCBerk_Dsub_1.0, whole genome shotgun sequence contains these coding sequences:
- the LOC117891158 gene encoding patronin isoform X4, whose translation MDAAESQEIRQARQRASVKWLLSKAFNNRVPDNLKEPFYRDHENQERLKPQIIVELGNATLYCQTLSNLYSDPNYQSLNHWSIIQTLARKGVPVAESSDMPITETVLIQTNPLRINAHMSVIESLMVLYAKEISSGDRIMSAIRRISGSNYQTPPGQTYEQALLAWISHACAALKKRIVKEVETGMPDENGTRLQTPDIPPVRDFQDLCDGICLALLIAYYCPKVVPWTSVRINYLPAVEDSIHNILLVGNFSQKHLPYGVFHMTPEDVTFMRGSMKLNLVLLLTDLFNLFEIHPAKCVCYPGMDGQDVIARRTLGANEHGICHRRGLTMQPVMPIPDLRSDLDQPPVGSPSNRPPFQVPHSNSFSGGLNRRSTPPNEYQQQQQQTVAQANSNHFDGNQGEAFVVHKSRGITTLSSMHSQQQQQQQQHHHHQQQQQFHQQQQSQLQQQLQQQQQQQQEPLVPARLRQAKEKTNVESKADERGDFVAAGRPSNWEQSRRPSFAGRRSRRNSSSEDSQLTIENFGGSQDQLNTLGGRFDRERDRDRERDRERKLSNTSIAEPAVAVRSSIADARGTLQLGYDTDSGSEKQDRETEKYSMRRQASSVDNVPTVSAHNLSNASSPLPQARNKQHSSSDKDYSNSVADTFNDARSSAYDPESTPVRKSSTSSMPASPAAWQLDVGDEDMRSLENASKLSTIRMKLEERRRRIEQDKRKIEMALLRHQEKEDLESCPEVMKWETMSNESKRTPDMDPVDLDKYQVGEQSIAIMNMNLQDIQQDIHRLATQQSQMQAQHLQAQQLLQAQQIANMLNQQQQTYGSQQHLADHHYQQQQRPMQQSFGSSPHLPQAYNAPVSAYSSRPPSRDPYQQQQQLPQPMAMPQPMQFVNEHGQYMSPPQPSHYQPQSIYSDNGAPYNNHSPHYGAAAPPQYRSSVVFDDYGQPTNHFYLHESSPQPQPQVHPQRRTWAHSAAAAAYEQQQQIQQPMVDVNAWQTQQHQQQQQQQKKSQQTWMNRPPSSAGAAAQGSFMLHQNGGGGAGGSGGGGGELQHLFQVQASPQHSQRQLGGGANGVQRQQSLTNLRDNRSPKSQHGMAMPMQQEDMMAPQSICFIGDEEDVDELERNIIESMQSTRISDFVLQQQQQQQQQHHHQQQQQRLQGHGHSGRGSSSEDYDSGEMISNKLNITSGNLTYRIPSPSRPSIQANSFQDPRDSEEQPAEKGFYISFDDDQPKRPKPPLRAKRSPKKEALPLGSSSSGRDSVDHQTLLKRESLSQLHNNNNNNGSDDGHKSAGANRHSIHGLNHSNSVKSPGNATYNKYTDEAPIQLRHMGVTGSDPFGHESHPHPMQQQQQQQQQPMSPTRLQHSSSSAEAAKNKALVIGADATNLDPESVDEMERRKEKIMLLSLQRRQQQEEAKARKEIEASQKREKEREKEEERARKKEDQMARRAAILEQHRLKKAIEEAEREGKTLDRPDLHVKLQPQSSSATNPRLRQQRTTRPRPKTIHVDDASVDISEASSISSRGKKGSSSNLTGYGQLSSNSMKRDYYRGSQDSLTVKESPDDYPSTSSTPIGRRGSYKTSREPAAVERGRTLSRISVAKGSTLNFRGRKSNSLMNLCDSGLGRATPPRRAPSPGMGASGRHMPSPSGPGSLPPGLISKRRGFDDGSSDFSLTPNFNMEYSGPKLYKQPAAKSNRGIILNAVEYCVFPGAVNREAKQKVLEKIARSEAKHFLVLFRDAGCQFRALYSYMPESDQVTKLYGTGPSQVDEVMFDKFFKYNSGGKCFSQVHTKHLTVTIDAFTIHNSLWQGKRVQLPSKKDMALVI comes from the exons GCTCGTCAACGTGCTTCCGTCAAGTGGCTGCTCTCGAAGGCCTTCAACAATCGCGTGCCGGACAACCTGAAGGAGCCCTTCTACCGCGACCATGAGAATCAGGAGCGCCTCAAGCCCCAGATCATTGTGGAGCTGGGCAACGCCACGCTCTACTGCCAGACGTTGTCCAATCTGTACTCAGATCCCAACTACCAAAGCTTGAATCACTGGTCAATAATACAGACGCTAGCGCGCAAAGGTGTGCCGGTAGCCGAGTCCTCGGACATGCCCATTACCGAAACGGTATTAATTCAAACGAATCCGTTGAGAATT aaCGCCCACATGTCTGTGATAGAATCGCTGATGGTTCTGTATGCCAAGGAGATATCATCGGGTGACCGCATCATGTCGGCCATCAGAAG AATATCTGGCAGCAATTACCAGACGCCTCCTGGCCAAACGTATGAGCAAGCTCTGCTGGCTTGGATTTCGCATGCCTGCGCCGCTCTGAAGAAGCGCATCGTCAAGGAGGTGGAGACAGGAATGCCCGATGAGAAT ggCACACGTTTGCAGACGCCGGATATACCGCCAGTGAGGGACTTTCAGGATCTGTGCGATGGCATCTGCCTGGCGCTGCTCATCGCCTACTACTGCCCCAAGGTGGTGCCATGGACGAGTGTGCGCATCAACTATCTGCCCGCTGTCGAGGACTCCATACACAATATCCTGCTCGTGGGAAATTTCTCACAAAAGCATCTGCCATATGGCGTGTTCCACATGACGCCCGAGGATGTCACCTTCATGAGGGG TTCGATGAAACTGAATCTGGTTCTGCTGCTCACGGATCTGTTCAATCTGTTCGAGATACATCCGGCCAAGTGTGTCTGCTATCCCGGCATGGATGGTCAGG ATGTCATCGCCAGGCGCACCTTGGGCGCCAATGAGCACGGAATCTGCCACAGACGGGGCCTCACAATGCAGCCCGTTATGCCCATACCCGATCTCCGCAGCGATCTCGACCAGCCGCCCGTTGGCTCGCCCTCGAATCGGCCGCCATTTCAAG TTCCGCACTCGAATTCATTCAGCGGCGGCTTAAATCGTAGATCCACCCCGCCCAATGaataccagcagcaacagcagcagacggtTGCTCAAGCAAATTCGAATCATTTCGATGGTAATCAAGGCGAag CCTTCGTCGTGCACAAGTCGCGTGGCATCACCACACTCTCATCCATgcactcgcagcagcagcaacagcagcaacaacaccaccaccatcagcaacagcaacagttccaccagcagcaacagtcgcagctacagcagcagctacagcagcaacagcagcagcagcaggagccccTGGTTCCAGCTCGCTTGCGTCAGgctaaagaaaaaaccaatGTCGAGTCCAAGGCGGATGAGAGAG GCGATTTTGTCGCTGCGGGTCGACCAAGTAACTGGGAACAGAGCCGGCGGCCAAGCTTTGCAG GGCGTCGCTCGCGCAGGAACTCCTCCAGCGAGGACTCCCAGCTGACCATCGAGAACTTTGGCGGCTCCCAGGATCAGCTGAACACGCTGGGCGGTAGATTCGATCGCGAACGGGACcgagacagggagagggacagggagcgGAAGTTGTCCAACACCAGCATTG CTGAACCCGCTGTCGCGGTGCGCTCCTCCATTGCCGATGCCCGAGGCACGCTGCAGCTTGGCTACGACACTGATTCGGGCTCGGAGAAGCAGGACCGTGAGACGGAGAAGTATTCAATGCGTCGGCAGGCAAG CAGTGTCGACAATGTGCCCACGGTGTCGGCTCACAATCTATCGAATGCGAGCAGCCCCTTGCCGCAGGCACGGAACAAGCAACATTCCAGCAGCGACAAAGACTACAGCAACAGCGTGGCGGACACCTTCAACGATGCGCGCTCGAGTGCCTACGATCCGGAGAGCACACCGGTGCGCAAAtcctccaccagcagcatgcCAGCGAGCCCAGCTGCCTGGCAGCTGGATGTGGGCGATGAGGACATGCGCTCGCTGGAGAACGCCTCCAAGCTGTCCACCATTCGCATGAAGCTGGAGGAGAGGCGGCGCCGCATTGAGCAGGACAAGCGGAAGATCGAAATGGCACTGCTCAGGCACCAGGAGAAG GAGGATCTGGAGTCATGTCCGGAAGTAATGAAGTGGGAGACGATGAGCAACGAGTCGAAGCGTACGCCAGACATGGATCCCGTCGACTTGGACAAGTACCAGGTGGGTGAG CAAAGCATCGCCATCATGAACATGAATCTGCAGGATATCCAGCAGGATATCCACCGCCTGGCCACGCAGCAGAGCCAAATGCAGGCCCAGCAtctgcaggcgcagcagctcctgcaggcCCAACAGATAGCCAACATGCTGAACCAG cagcagcaaacttaCGGGTCGCAGCAGCACCTGGCTGACCAccactaccagcagcagcagcgacccaTGCAGCAAAGCTTTGGCTCATCGCCGCATCTTCCGCAGGCCTACAATGCCCCAGTCAGTGCGTACAGCTCCCGTCCGCCCAGCCGCGATccctaccagcagcagcagcagctgccgcagcccatggccatgccccaGCCGATGCAGTTCGTCAACGAGCACGGCCAGTACATGTCGCCGCCGCAGCCATCCCACTACCAGCCGCAGAGCATCTACAGCGACAACGGAGCGCCCTACAACAACCACTCGCCCCACTACGGAGCGGCTGCCCCTCCGCAGTACAGGAGCAGTGTGGTCTTCGATGACTATGGCCAGCCCACGAATCACTTCTACCTGCACGAGTCctcgccacagccacagccgcaggtTCATCCCCAGCGTCGCACCTGGGCGCACtcggcagctgccgcagcctacgagcagcagcagcagatacagcAGCCCATGGTTGATGTGAATGCGTGGCAGacgcaacagcaccagcagcagcagcaacaacagaagaaGTCGCAGCAGACCTGGATGAACAGACCTCCCTCCAGCGCAGGAGCGGCGGCCCAGGGCAGCTTTATGCTCCACCAGAACGGTGGAGGAGGTGctggtggcagcggtggcggcggaggcgaGCTCCAGCATCTGTTCCAGGTGCAAGCCTCGCCGCAGCACTCGCAGCGGCAGTTGGGCGGTGGTGCCAACGGGGTGCAGAGACAGCAGTCGCTGACCAATCTGCGCGACAATCGCTCGCCCAAGTCCCAGCACggcatggccatgcccatgcagCAAGAGGACATGATGGCACCGCAGAGCATCTGCTTCATTGGcgacgaggaggatgtggaCGAGCTGGAGCGCAACATCATCGAGTCCATGCAGTCCACGCGCATCTCCGACTTTgtgcttcagcagcagcaacagcagcagcaacaacatcaccaccagcagcagcagcagcgtctgcaggggcacgggcacagtGGAAGGGGCAGCAGTTCGGAGGACTACGACAGCGGGGAGATGATTTCCAACAAGTTGAACATCACCAGCGGCAATCTCACCTACCGCATACCCTCGCCCTCGCGTCCCTCCATACAGGCAAACAGTTTCCAGGACCCGCGCGACAGCGAGGAACAGCCCGCAGAGAAGGGTTTCTACATCTCCTTCGACGACGACCAGCCCAAGCGGCCCAAGCCGCCGTTGCGCGCCAAGCGCTCGCCCAAAAAGGAGGCTCTAcccttgggcagcagcagcagcggccgggACAGCGTGGACCACCAGACTTTGCTCAAAAGGGAGTCCCTGAGCCAAttgcacaacaacaataacaacaatggcagcgatGATGGCCACAAGTCAGCGGGGGCCAACAGGCACAGCATCCACGGGCTCAACCACTCCAACAGTGTCAAATCGCCCGGCAATGCCACCTACAACAAGTACACGGACGAGGCGCCCATCCAACTACGACATATGGGCGTAACTGGTTCGGATCCATTTGGCCACGAgtcacacccacaccccatgcagcagcaacagcaacaacagcagcagcccatgTCACCCACGCGACttcagcacagcagcagcagcgccgagGCGGCCAAGAACAAGGCGCTGGTGATTGGAGCCGATGCCACCAACCTAGATCCG GAGTCTGTGGATGAAATGGAGCGACGCAAGGAGAAGATtatgctgctgtctctgcagcggcgacagcagcaggaggaggcgaaGGCGCGCAAGGAGATCGAGGCCTCGCAGAAGCGGGAAAAGGAGCGcgaaaaggaggaggagcgtgCACGCAAGAAGGAAGATCAAATGGCGCGACGAGCGGCCATATTGGAACAACACAGACTCAAGAAAGCCATCGAAGAGGCCGAACGAGAG GGTAAAACCCTGGATCGGCCCGATCTGCATGTTAAACTGCAACCACAGTCATCTAGTGCAACGAACCCGAGACTACGGCAGCAGCGCACGACACGTCCCAGGCCCAAGACCATACATGTGGACGATGCCAGTGTGGACATCAGTGAGGCTTCGAGCATCTCTAGTCGGGGCAAGAAGGGCTCCAGCTCGAATCTAACCG GCTACGGTCAACTAAGCTCAAATTCAATGAAAAGAGATTATTACAGGGGCTCGCAAGACTCCCTCACAGTGAAAG AGTCGCCCGACGATTATCCCAGTACAAGTTCAACGCCAATTGGGCGACGGGGATCCTATAAAACTTCCAGAG agccagcagccgtCGAGCGGGGCCGCACTCTGTCGCGTATCTCCGTCGCTAAGGGGAGCACACTTAATTTCCGGGGCCGAAAGTCCAATTCGCTAATGAATTTGTGCG ATTCGGGACTGGGACGCGCCACACCGCCGAGGCGTGCACCCTCGCCTGGAATGGGCGCTTCAGGTAGGCATATGCCATCCCCCTCTGGACCAGGCTCTTTGCCACCAGGTTTGATATCGAAACGTCGCGGATTTGATGACGGATCCAGCGATTTCTCATTAACTCCGAATTTTAACATGGAATATTCGG GTCCAAAACTCTACAAGCAACCAGCGGCCAAATCGAATCGCGGCATTATACTCAATGCCGTCGAATACTGCGTGTTTCCGGGCGCCGTCAACCGTGAGGCCAAACAGAAAGTGCTCGAGAAGATAGCACGCTCGGAGGCGAAACACTTCCTAGTACTCTTCCGAGATGCGGGCTGCCAGTTCCGCGCCCTCTACAGCTACATGCCCGAGTCGGATCAGGTGACCAAGCTGTACGGCACCGGACCTAGTCAAGTCGACGAAGTCATGTTCGATAAGTTCTTCAA ATACAACTCAGGGGGCAAGTGCTTCTCGCAAGTGCACACCAAGCATCTGACCGTCACCATCGATGCCTTCACAATACACAACTCGCTGTGGCAGGGCAAGCGGGTGCAGTTGCCCAGCAAAAAGGACATGGCGCTTGTGATCTAA
- the LOC117891158 gene encoding patronin isoform X8 — MDAAESQEIRQARQRASVKWLLSKAFNNRVPDNLKEPFYRDHENQERLKPQIIVELGNATLYCQTLSNLYSDPNYQSLNHWSIIQTLARKGVPVAESSDMPITETVLIQTNPLRINAHMSVIESLMVLYAKEISSGDRIMSAIRRISGSNYQTPPGQTYEQALLAWISHACAALKKRIVKEVETGMPDENGTRLQTPDIPPVRDFQDLCDGICLALLIAYYCPKVVPWTSVRINYLPAVEDSIHNILLVGNFSQKHLPYGVFHMTPEDVTFMRGSMKLNLVLLLTDLFNLFEIHPAKCVCYPGMDGQDVIARRTLGANEHGICHRRGLTMQPVMPIPDLRSDLDQPPVGSPSNRPPFQVPHSNSFSGGLNRRSTPPNEYQQQQQQTVAQANSNHFDGNQGEAFVVHKSRGITTLSSMHSQQQQQQQQHHHHQQQQQFHQQQQSQLQQQLQQQQQQQQEPLVPARLRQAKEKTNVESKADERGDFVAAGRPSNWEQSRRPSFAGRRSRRNSSSEDSQLTIENFGGSQDQLNTLGGRFDRERDRDRERDRERKLSNTSIAEPAVAVRSSIADARGTLQLGYDTDSGSEKQDRETEKYSMRRQASSVDNVPTVSAHNLSNASSPLPQARNKQHSSSDKDYSNSVADTFNDARSSAYDPESTPVRKSSTSSMPASPAAWQLDVGDEDMRSLENASKLSTIRMKLEERRRRIEQDKRKIEMALLRHQEKEDLESCPEVMKWETMSNESKRTPDMDPVDLDKYQVGEQSIAIMNMNLQDIQQDIHRLATQQSQMQAQHLQAQQLLQAQQIANMLNQQQQTYGSQQHLADHHYQQQQRPMQQSFGSSPHLPQAYNAPVSAYSSRPPSRDPYQQQQQLPQPMAMPQPMQFVNEHGQYMSPPQPSHYQPQSIYSDNGAPYNNHSPHYGAAAPPQYRSSVVFDDYGQPTNHFYLHESSPQPQPQVHPQRRTWAHSAAAAAYEQQQQIQQPMVDVNAWQTQQHQQQQQQQKKSQQTWMNRPPSSAGAAAQGSFMLHQNGGGGAGGSGGGGGELQHLFQVQASPQHSQRQLGGGANGVQRQQSLTNLRDNRSPKSQHGMAMPMQQEDMMAPQSICFIGDEEDVDELERNIIESMQSTRISDFVLQQQQQQQQQHHHQQQQQRLQGHGHSGRGSSSEDYDSGEMISNKLNITSGNLTYRIPSPSRPSIQANSFQDPRDSEEQPAEKGFYISFDDDQPKRPKPPLRAKRSPKKEALPLGSSSSGRDSVDHQTLLKRESLSQLHNNNNNNGSDDGHKSAGANRHSIHGLNHSNSVKSPGNATYNKYTDEAPIQLRHMGVTGSDPFGHESHPHPMQQQQQQQQQPMSPTRLQHSSSSAEAAKNKALVIGADATNLDPESVDEMERRKEKIMLLSLQRRQQQEEAKARKEIEASQKREKEREKEEERARKKEDQMARRAAILEQHRLKKAIEEAEREGKTLDRPDLHVKLQPQSSSATNPRLRQQRTTRPRPKTIHVDDASVDISEASSISSRGKKGSSSNLTESPDDYPSTSSTPIGRRGSYKTSREPAAVERGRTLSRISVAKGSTLNFRGRKSNSLMNLCDTDSGLGRATPPRRAPSPGMGASGRHMPSPSGPGSLPPGLISKRRGFDDGSSDFSLTPNFNMEYSGPKLYKQPAAKSNRGIILNAVEYCVFPGAVNREAKQKVLEKIARSEAKHFLVLFRDAGCQFRALYSYMPESDQVTKLYGTGPSQVDEVMFDKFFKYNSGGKCFSQVHTKHLTVTIDAFTIHNSLWQGKRVQLPSKKDMALVI; from the exons GCTCGTCAACGTGCTTCCGTCAAGTGGCTGCTCTCGAAGGCCTTCAACAATCGCGTGCCGGACAACCTGAAGGAGCCCTTCTACCGCGACCATGAGAATCAGGAGCGCCTCAAGCCCCAGATCATTGTGGAGCTGGGCAACGCCACGCTCTACTGCCAGACGTTGTCCAATCTGTACTCAGATCCCAACTACCAAAGCTTGAATCACTGGTCAATAATACAGACGCTAGCGCGCAAAGGTGTGCCGGTAGCCGAGTCCTCGGACATGCCCATTACCGAAACGGTATTAATTCAAACGAATCCGTTGAGAATT aaCGCCCACATGTCTGTGATAGAATCGCTGATGGTTCTGTATGCCAAGGAGATATCATCGGGTGACCGCATCATGTCGGCCATCAGAAG AATATCTGGCAGCAATTACCAGACGCCTCCTGGCCAAACGTATGAGCAAGCTCTGCTGGCTTGGATTTCGCATGCCTGCGCCGCTCTGAAGAAGCGCATCGTCAAGGAGGTGGAGACAGGAATGCCCGATGAGAAT ggCACACGTTTGCAGACGCCGGATATACCGCCAGTGAGGGACTTTCAGGATCTGTGCGATGGCATCTGCCTGGCGCTGCTCATCGCCTACTACTGCCCCAAGGTGGTGCCATGGACGAGTGTGCGCATCAACTATCTGCCCGCTGTCGAGGACTCCATACACAATATCCTGCTCGTGGGAAATTTCTCACAAAAGCATCTGCCATATGGCGTGTTCCACATGACGCCCGAGGATGTCACCTTCATGAGGGG TTCGATGAAACTGAATCTGGTTCTGCTGCTCACGGATCTGTTCAATCTGTTCGAGATACATCCGGCCAAGTGTGTCTGCTATCCCGGCATGGATGGTCAGG ATGTCATCGCCAGGCGCACCTTGGGCGCCAATGAGCACGGAATCTGCCACAGACGGGGCCTCACAATGCAGCCCGTTATGCCCATACCCGATCTCCGCAGCGATCTCGACCAGCCGCCCGTTGGCTCGCCCTCGAATCGGCCGCCATTTCAAG TTCCGCACTCGAATTCATTCAGCGGCGGCTTAAATCGTAGATCCACCCCGCCCAATGaataccagcagcaacagcagcagacggtTGCTCAAGCAAATTCGAATCATTTCGATGGTAATCAAGGCGAag CCTTCGTCGTGCACAAGTCGCGTGGCATCACCACACTCTCATCCATgcactcgcagcagcagcaacagcagcaacaacaccaccaccatcagcaacagcaacagttccaccagcagcaacagtcgcagctacagcagcagctacagcagcaacagcagcagcagcaggagccccTGGTTCCAGCTCGCTTGCGTCAGgctaaagaaaaaaccaatGTCGAGTCCAAGGCGGATGAGAGAG GCGATTTTGTCGCTGCGGGTCGACCAAGTAACTGGGAACAGAGCCGGCGGCCAAGCTTTGCAG GGCGTCGCTCGCGCAGGAACTCCTCCAGCGAGGACTCCCAGCTGACCATCGAGAACTTTGGCGGCTCCCAGGATCAGCTGAACACGCTGGGCGGTAGATTCGATCGCGAACGGGACcgagacagggagagggacagggagcgGAAGTTGTCCAACACCAGCATTG CTGAACCCGCTGTCGCGGTGCGCTCCTCCATTGCCGATGCCCGAGGCACGCTGCAGCTTGGCTACGACACTGATTCGGGCTCGGAGAAGCAGGACCGTGAGACGGAGAAGTATTCAATGCGTCGGCAGGCAAG CAGTGTCGACAATGTGCCCACGGTGTCGGCTCACAATCTATCGAATGCGAGCAGCCCCTTGCCGCAGGCACGGAACAAGCAACATTCCAGCAGCGACAAAGACTACAGCAACAGCGTGGCGGACACCTTCAACGATGCGCGCTCGAGTGCCTACGATCCGGAGAGCACACCGGTGCGCAAAtcctccaccagcagcatgcCAGCGAGCCCAGCTGCCTGGCAGCTGGATGTGGGCGATGAGGACATGCGCTCGCTGGAGAACGCCTCCAAGCTGTCCACCATTCGCATGAAGCTGGAGGAGAGGCGGCGCCGCATTGAGCAGGACAAGCGGAAGATCGAAATGGCACTGCTCAGGCACCAGGAGAAG GAGGATCTGGAGTCATGTCCGGAAGTAATGAAGTGGGAGACGATGAGCAACGAGTCGAAGCGTACGCCAGACATGGATCCCGTCGACTTGGACAAGTACCAGGTGGGTGAG CAAAGCATCGCCATCATGAACATGAATCTGCAGGATATCCAGCAGGATATCCACCGCCTGGCCACGCAGCAGAGCCAAATGCAGGCCCAGCAtctgcaggcgcagcagctcctgcaggcCCAACAGATAGCCAACATGCTGAACCAG cagcagcaaacttaCGGGTCGCAGCAGCACCTGGCTGACCAccactaccagcagcagcagcgacccaTGCAGCAAAGCTTTGGCTCATCGCCGCATCTTCCGCAGGCCTACAATGCCCCAGTCAGTGCGTACAGCTCCCGTCCGCCCAGCCGCGATccctaccagcagcagcagcagctgccgcagcccatggccatgccccaGCCGATGCAGTTCGTCAACGAGCACGGCCAGTACATGTCGCCGCCGCAGCCATCCCACTACCAGCCGCAGAGCATCTACAGCGACAACGGAGCGCCCTACAACAACCACTCGCCCCACTACGGAGCGGCTGCCCCTCCGCAGTACAGGAGCAGTGTGGTCTTCGATGACTATGGCCAGCCCACGAATCACTTCTACCTGCACGAGTCctcgccacagccacagccgcaggtTCATCCCCAGCGTCGCACCTGGGCGCACtcggcagctgccgcagcctacgagcagcagcagcagatacagcAGCCCATGGTTGATGTGAATGCGTGGCAGacgcaacagcaccagcagcagcagcaacaacagaagaaGTCGCAGCAGACCTGGATGAACAGACCTCCCTCCAGCGCAGGAGCGGCGGCCCAGGGCAGCTTTATGCTCCACCAGAACGGTGGAGGAGGTGctggtggcagcggtggcggcggaggcgaGCTCCAGCATCTGTTCCAGGTGCAAGCCTCGCCGCAGCACTCGCAGCGGCAGTTGGGCGGTGGTGCCAACGGGGTGCAGAGACAGCAGTCGCTGACCAATCTGCGCGACAATCGCTCGCCCAAGTCCCAGCACggcatggccatgcccatgcagCAAGAGGACATGATGGCACCGCAGAGCATCTGCTTCATTGGcgacgaggaggatgtggaCGAGCTGGAGCGCAACATCATCGAGTCCATGCAGTCCACGCGCATCTCCGACTTTgtgcttcagcagcagcaacagcagcagcaacaacatcaccaccagcagcagcagcagcgtctgcaggggcacgggcacagtGGAAGGGGCAGCAGTTCGGAGGACTACGACAGCGGGGAGATGATTTCCAACAAGTTGAACATCACCAGCGGCAATCTCACCTACCGCATACCCTCGCCCTCGCGTCCCTCCATACAGGCAAACAGTTTCCAGGACCCGCGCGACAGCGAGGAACAGCCCGCAGAGAAGGGTTTCTACATCTCCTTCGACGACGACCAGCCCAAGCGGCCCAAGCCGCCGTTGCGCGCCAAGCGCTCGCCCAAAAAGGAGGCTCTAcccttgggcagcagcagcagcggccgggACAGCGTGGACCACCAGACTTTGCTCAAAAGGGAGTCCCTGAGCCAAttgcacaacaacaataacaacaatggcagcgatGATGGCCACAAGTCAGCGGGGGCCAACAGGCACAGCATCCACGGGCTCAACCACTCCAACAGTGTCAAATCGCCCGGCAATGCCACCTACAACAAGTACACGGACGAGGCGCCCATCCAACTACGACATATGGGCGTAACTGGTTCGGATCCATTTGGCCACGAgtcacacccacaccccatgcagcagcaacagcaacaacagcagcagcccatgTCACCCACGCGACttcagcacagcagcagcagcgccgagGCGGCCAAGAACAAGGCGCTGGTGATTGGAGCCGATGCCACCAACCTAGATCCG GAGTCTGTGGATGAAATGGAGCGACGCAAGGAGAAGATtatgctgctgtctctgcagcggcgacagcagcaggaggaggcgaaGGCGCGCAAGGAGATCGAGGCCTCGCAGAAGCGGGAAAAGGAGCGcgaaaaggaggaggagcgtgCACGCAAGAAGGAAGATCAAATGGCGCGACGAGCGGCCATATTGGAACAACACAGACTCAAGAAAGCCATCGAAGAGGCCGAACGAGAG GGTAAAACCCTGGATCGGCCCGATCTGCATGTTAAACTGCAACCACAGTCATCTAGTGCAACGAACCCGAGACTACGGCAGCAGCGCACGACACGTCCCAGGCCCAAGACCATACATGTGGACGATGCCAGTGTGGACATCAGTGAGGCTTCGAGCATCTCTAGTCGGGGCAAGAAGGGCTCCAGCTCGAATCTAACCG AGTCGCCCGACGATTATCCCAGTACAAGTTCAACGCCAATTGGGCGACGGGGATCCTATAAAACTTCCAGAG agccagcagccgtCGAGCGGGGCCGCACTCTGTCGCGTATCTCCGTCGCTAAGGGGAGCACACTTAATTTCCGGGGCCGAAAGTCCAATTCGCTAATGAATTTGTGCG ACACAGATTCGGGACTGGGACGCGCCACACCGCCGAGGCGTGCACCCTCGCCTGGAATGGGCGCTTCAGGTAGGCATATGCCATCCCCCTCTGGACCAGGCTCTTTGCCACCAGGTTTGATATCGAAACGTCGCGGATTTGATGACGGATCCAGCGATTTCTCATTAACTCCGAATTTTAACATGGAATATTCGG GTCCAAAACTCTACAAGCAACCAGCGGCCAAATCGAATCGCGGCATTATACTCAATGCCGTCGAATACTGCGTGTTTCCGGGCGCCGTCAACCGTGAGGCCAAACAGAAAGTGCTCGAGAAGATAGCACGCTCGGAGGCGAAACACTTCCTAGTACTCTTCCGAGATGCGGGCTGCCAGTTCCGCGCCCTCTACAGCTACATGCCCGAGTCGGATCAGGTGACCAAGCTGTACGGCACCGGACCTAGTCAAGTCGACGAAGTCATGTTCGATAAGTTCTTCAA ATACAACTCAGGGGGCAAGTGCTTCTCGCAAGTGCACACCAAGCATCTGACCGTCACCATCGATGCCTTCACAATACACAACTCGCTGTGGCAGGGCAAGCGGGTGCAGTTGCCCAGCAAAAAGGACATGGCGCTTGTGATCTAA